From the Halorhabdus utahensis DSM 12940 genome, one window contains:
- a CDS encoding NAD(P)/FAD-dependent oxidoreductase: MADVAIIGGGPAGLAAAVYTARADQETLVFDKGGGTTRDVDWMENVYGFPEGASGPELVDVGREQATKFGAAIVEEEVVQVGEDGDGYHIETEVDEYEVKGVILATGASYETPAIPHVDDYEGGGVSYCVECDAFFYRDKPVAVVGAGNYAAKEAMMLLDYTDDVRVLTNGNAIDMDDALLDQLEGEGIPVIEEPVDHIVGDEVVEGVELDAGEQLDVEGVFIALGAAGGTDIADMLGIPRDGSYLDVDEDQYTGVDRVYAAGDLTGGQRQVNVSVGEGTTAAINLLEDFRGGEYIDYKKIEA, encoded by the coding sequence ATGGCAGACGTAGCGATCATCGGTGGCGGTCCGGCTGGATTGGCCGCAGCCGTCTACACGGCACGCGCAGATCAGGAAACGCTCGTCTTCGACAAGGGCGGCGGCACGACCAGGGATGTCGACTGGATGGAGAACGTCTACGGGTTCCCGGAGGGCGCGAGCGGCCCCGAACTCGTCGACGTGGGCCGCGAGCAGGCGACGAAGTTCGGCGCGGCGATCGTTGAGGAGGAGGTCGTCCAGGTCGGCGAGGACGGCGACGGCTACCACATCGAGACCGAGGTCGACGAGTACGAGGTGAAGGGCGTCATCCTCGCGACCGGCGCGTCCTACGAGACGCCGGCGATCCCTCACGTTGATGACTACGAGGGCGGCGGCGTCTCCTACTGCGTGGAGTGTGACGCCTTCTTCTATCGCGACAAGCCGGTCGCGGTCGTCGGCGCGGGCAACTACGCCGCAAAGGAGGCGATGATGCTGCTGGATTACACCGACGACGTGCGCGTGCTCACCAACGGCAACGCTATCGACATGGACGACGCGCTGCTCGACCAGCTCGAGGGCGAGGGCATTCCGGTCATCGAGGAACCGGTCGATCACATCGTGGGCGACGAGGTCGTCGAGGGTGTCGAACTCGACGCCGGCGAGCAACTCGACGTCGAAGGCGTCTTCATCGCGCTCGGCGCGGCGGGCGGGACGGACATCGCCGACATGCTGGGCATTCCGCGTGACGGTTCGTACCTCGACGTCGACGAGGACCAGTACACGGGCGTCGACCGCGTCTACGCTGCCGGCGACCTGACTGGCGGGCAACGCCAGGTCAACGTCTCGGTCGGCGAGGGGACGACGGCGGCGATCAACCTGCTGGAGGACTTCCGCGGCGGCGAGTACATCGACTACAAGAAGATCGAAGCCTAG
- a CDS encoding MarR family winged helix-turn-helix transcriptional regulator: protein MSTDLETVEGTETRELVHFVTQQTRFALLNNILQHPEQLPSMYELEELNPSVSEATVYKHVQKLIDAGIVEEVALADDRRRQGYPWKFYGLTEEGRAFLEDHNLLAAEETLQRIYETISDKPEKMVKYENAPRPES from the coding sequence ATGAGCACCGATCTGGAAACCGTTGAGGGGACAGAAACCCGCGAACTCGTCCACTTCGTCACCCAGCAGACGCGGTTTGCCCTCCTCAACAACATCCTTCAGCATCCCGAACAACTCCCGTCGATGTACGAGCTGGAGGAACTCAACCCCAGCGTGAGCGAGGCCACCGTCTACAAGCACGTCCAGAAGCTGATAGACGCCGGCATCGTCGAGGAGGTCGCCCTCGCGGACGACCGGCGACGGCAGGGCTACCCCTGGAAGTTCTACGGGCTGACCGAGGAGGGCCGGGCGTTCCTCGAGGACCACAATCTGCTCGCGGCCGAGGAGACGCTCCAGCGGATCTACGAGACCATCTCGGACAAACCCGAGAAGATGGTCAAATACGAGAACGCGCCGCGTCCTGAGTCATAG
- a CDS encoding succinylglutamate desuccinylase/aspartoacylase family protein has product MTSLGTASADPGEVATGRLYVGETRDGSDVGLPVAVVNGTEDGKTLYLQAASDGDELNGVGVIQRLVPRLDPTEISGTILIVGIVNYHAFQVAEHRNPIDDTKMNRAYPGEETGTTSERIAAATFEAATRADLVVDLHQGSTSRMIDETRVRCGTRHRLHDECLELAKAFDCGTVLDKKGPDGQLARAAPDDGVPTIDPELGGAVGFDQESIKIGVTGVRNVLRHYNFLDGEAPMEPQTRASSFDQYGAPAGGLVDFEPDLGDRVDTGETLFTVTDVFGTVKERVTADSTGIFWRTRRLPQVATGEYVCSVGTDIDSY; this is encoded by the coding sequence ATGACGAGTTTGGGCACGGCGAGCGCCGATCCCGGCGAGGTCGCCACCGGGCGACTGTACGTCGGCGAGACACGGGACGGGAGTGACGTCGGGTTGCCGGTGGCGGTCGTCAACGGAACAGAAGACGGGAAGACACTGTATCTGCAGGCCGCCAGTGACGGCGACGAACTCAACGGCGTCGGCGTGATCCAGCGGCTGGTCCCGCGACTCGATCCGACGGAAATCAGCGGGACGATCCTGATCGTCGGGATCGTCAACTACCACGCCTTCCAGGTGGCCGAGCACCGCAACCCGATCGACGACACGAAGATGAACCGGGCCTACCCCGGCGAGGAGACGGGGACAACCAGCGAGCGCATCGCCGCAGCGACGTTCGAGGCGGCGACGCGGGCCGACCTCGTTGTTGACCTCCACCAGGGTTCGACCAGCCGGATGATCGATGAGACACGCGTCCGGTGTGGCACCCGCCATCGCCTCCACGACGAGTGTCTCGAACTCGCGAAGGCCTTCGACTGCGGGACCGTCCTCGACAAGAAGGGGCCCGACGGCCAACTCGCACGGGCCGCCCCCGACGACGGCGTCCCGACGATCGATCCGGAACTCGGCGGGGCGGTCGGGTTCGACCAGGAGTCGATCAAGATCGGCGTCACAGGCGTCCGGAACGTGCTCAGGCACTACAACTTTCTCGACGGAGAGGCCCCGATGGAACCCCAGACCAGAGCGAGTTCCTTCGACCAGTACGGCGCGCCGGCGGGCGGGCTCGTCGACTTCGAGCCCGATCTGGGTGACCGGGTCGACACCGGCGAGACGCTGTTCACCGTCACCGACGTCTTCGGGACGGTCAAGGAGCGGGTGACCGCCGACTCGACGGGCATCTTCTGGCGGACACGCCGGCTCCCGCAAGTGGCGACCGGCGAATACGTCTGTTCTGTCGGCACCGATATCGACTCGTACTGA
- a CDS encoding putative quinol monooxygenase, with protein MIVLHASFPIKPEKREQAIELTDDLVEGSNQEDGTIEYRATVDLQDENVIRFIERYEDAEALEAHTQTDHYQAFGEHLPDLLDGEPEVLRFDVESMEALDV; from the coding sequence ATGATCGTACTCCACGCGTCGTTCCCGATCAAGCCCGAGAAACGAGAGCAAGCCATCGAACTCACCGACGACCTCGTCGAGGGGTCGAACCAGGAGGACGGCACCATCGAGTACCGGGCCACGGTCGACCTTCAGGACGAGAACGTGATCCGGTTCATCGAGCGCTACGAGGACGCCGAAGCGCTGGAGGCCCACACCCAGACCGACCATTACCAGGCCTTCGGCGAACACCTCCCGGACCTGCTCGACGGCGAGCCCGAAGTGCTGCGCTTCGACGTCGAGTCGATGGAAGCACTCGACGTATAG
- a CDS encoding DoxX family protein, with protein sequence MSTASERTLLTVLLAALSSAILSGPASAHIKYVTDEDSAGSAAELFAAVFNDPGSVALLVGGALGAGLLITGYLRFSRLVPDIAVASRTLQSYRPYLPWMLRLTVGLPLVGAGFAGYLFTPSLPVEARLLQVAIGFLLLFGLATRLVAAVGLVIYLGLLATDSTLLLASEYIAGFLAIMIVGAGQPSADMLLRRLVVTEGTLASRARGLPTPAEMIARVGIDKLPVAPLLRLFVGVNFMFLGVTQKWLNPAGGIAVVEKYNLTAVVPVSPELWVFGAGLVEAAVGVAFILGLFTRGTAAVGFLMLTTTLFGLPDDPVLAHITLFGLLSALLVVGSGRYSLDASLVPAIRRRLDPDWERRTDHAAAD encoded by the coding sequence ATGTCAACAGCTTCGGAGAGAACGCTTCTCACCGTTCTTCTCGCTGCGCTCTCGTCGGCCATTCTGTCCGGTCCGGCGAGCGCGCACATCAAATACGTCACCGACGAGGATAGTGCCGGGAGCGCGGCCGAACTCTTCGCCGCCGTCTTCAACGACCCGGGGAGCGTCGCACTGCTTGTCGGGGGCGCACTGGGCGCAGGCTTGCTCATAACTGGCTATCTCCGGTTTTCGCGGCTGGTGCCGGACATCGCCGTCGCCAGCCGGACGTTGCAGTCCTACCGGCCGTACCTGCCCTGGATGCTCCGGCTGACGGTCGGTCTGCCCCTCGTGGGGGCCGGCTTCGCCGGCTACCTCTTCACGCCGAGTCTGCCGGTCGAGGCACGCCTCCTGCAGGTCGCGATCGGGTTTTTGCTCCTGTTCGGGCTGGCGACGCGACTGGTTGCCGCCGTTGGCCTGGTCATCTATCTCGGCTTGCTCGCCACTGACAGTACACTCCTGCTGGCCAGCGAGTACATCGCGGGCTTTCTGGCCATCATGATCGTCGGTGCCGGCCAACCAAGCGCGGACATGCTACTCCGACGGCTGGTCGTCACCGAGGGGACGCTCGCCAGCCGCGCCCGTGGCCTGCCGACGCCCGCGGAGATGATCGCCAGAGTCGGCATCGACAAGTTACCGGTTGCCCCCCTGTTGCGGCTGTTCGTCGGGGTGAACTTCATGTTTCTCGGCGTCACCCAGAAGTGGCTCAACCCGGCGGGTGGCATCGCAGTGGTCGAGAAGTACAACCTCACGGCGGTCGTGCCGGTGTCGCCGGAGCTGTGGGTGTTCGGTGCCGGATTGGTCGAGGCCGCGGTCGGCGTTGCGTTCATCCTGGGACTGTTCACCAGAGGGACCGCCGCCGTCGGGTTCCTGATGCTGACGACGACGCTGTTCGGGCTGCCCGACGACCCCGTGCTGGCTCACATCACGCTGTTCGGACTCCTCTCGGCGCTGCTGGTCGTCGGAAGCGGGCGGTACTCGCTCGACGCATCACTCGTGCCCGCAATCCGGCGTCGGCTCGACCCGGACTGGGAACGCCGAACCGACCACGCTGCGGCCGACTGA